The Hevea brasiliensis isolate MT/VB/25A 57/8 chromosome 1, ASM3005281v1, whole genome shotgun sequence genome has a window encoding:
- the LOC110642154 gene encoding wall-associated receptor kinase-like 8, which produces MSVKLAYGVSFSLALLLAIQLAIAKEPIAKPNCTDHCGDINIPYPFGMSKGCYLDEWFEIECNNSVYGPPRAFISKIKMELLNISVRGWAIVKGPIISFNCSGSKADPPVNLTGSPFSISPRNIFTAIGCNTRALMTDNPLQRLGCESTCHGGQNDVDWREMLHNLINEVSPRDYRIEGTCNGTGCCQITNIPSSLQVFNPSFQDIDSGNQSADGCKLAFLEGTYGMNSWKKKNPNIDFPMLLHWMVNSSLREDWRGVDSKTLDCYNISYSSSFNEVELRCFCSHGYQGNPFLRCTDVDECKDPKYGGHCKGITRCVNTSGSFKCVPDAKWIILLCVGGIIGVLVIVFGIRRLCNLIKRTNIQLKKKFFKRNGGLLLQQQLTSSDGSVKKTQIFTSKELEKATDRFNDNRILGQGGQGTVYKGMLADGRIVAVKMSKLVDEENLQEFINELVILSQINHRNVVKLLGCCLETEVPLLVYEFIPNGSLFQYLHDQSEEGSLPWEMRTRIASEIAGALAYLHSAASIPVYHRDIKSTNILLDEKHRAKVSDFGTSRSIAIDQTHLTTHVHGTFGYLDPEYFQSSQFTDKSDVYSFGVVLVELLSGQKPIYSSSSQETMSLATNFILLMEENRLFEIVDARITKDCHEEEIVAVANVALRCLNLNGKKRPTMKEVAIELERIRASPSNKLNVQQNTEETENTEETAEVIVLELDDVPTSITCDFSSVEAVALDLKPLISNGA; this is translated from the exons ATGAGTGTGAAATTAGCGTATGGAGTCAGTTTCAGTTTGGCACTATTGCTAGCCATTCAGTTGGCAATAGCAAAGGAACCTATTGCAAAGCCTAATTGTACAGACCATTGCGGAGATATAAACATCCCATACCCATTCGGAATGAGTAAGGGTTGTTATCTGGACGAATGGTTTGAGATTGAGTGCAACAATAGTGTCTACGGGCCTCCTAGAGCTTTTATAAGTAAAATCAAAATGGAGCTCCTCAATATTTCTGTTCGTGGCTGGGCTATTGTCAAAGGTCCAATAATATCCTTCAATTGTTCCGGCAGTAAGGCCGATCCGCCTGTCAATTTGACAGGAAGTCCTTTTTCTATTTCCCCGCGTAACATATTCACTGCAATAGGTTGCAACACCCGTGCTTTAATGACCGATAATCCCCTCCAACGCCTTGGGTGTGAGTCAACATGCCATGGCGGCCAGAACGATGTTGATTGGCGAGAAATGCTTCATAATCTCATAAATGAGGTTTCCCCTAGAGATTATAGGATAGAGGGCACTTGTAATGGTACCGGTTGCTGTCAGATTACAAATATTCCTTCATCCCTTCAAGTTTTCAATCCAAGTTTTCAGGACATAGATTCAGGTAATCAAAGCGCAGATGGTTGCAAGCTGGCATTTCTAGAAGGAACATATGGAATGAACTCCTGGAAAAAGAAGAATCCCAATATCGACTTTCCGATGCTGCTACATTGGATGGTTAATTCGAGTCTAAGGGAAGATTGGAGAGGTGTTGACTCAAAAACCTTGGATTGCTACAACatttcttattcttcttcttttaatgAAGTAGAACTCCGTTGTTTTTGCAGCCATGGGTATCAAGGCAATCCTTTCCTTCGATGCACAG ATGTTGATGAATGCAAAGATCCCAAGTATGGCGGTCATTGCAAGGGAATAACAAGATGTGTGAATACTTCTGGATCATTTAAATGTGTGCCTGACGCAAAATGGATTATACTGTTG TGCGTAGGTGGGATTATTGGAGTATTGGTAATAGTCTTTGGTATTCGGAGGTTGTGCAACCttatt AAAAGAACGAACATCCAACTCAAAAAAAAGTTCTTTAAGAGGAATGGTGGCTTGCTGTTACAACAACAATTAACTTCAAGTGATGGcagtgttaagaaaacacaaatatttacatcaaaggagTTGGAAAAAGCCACTGATCGTTTCAATGATAACAGAATACTTGGTCAGGGAGGTCAGGGCACAGTGTACAAGGGAATGCTAGCAGATGGAAGAATTGTTGCTGTCAAAATGTCCAAATTAGTTGATGAGGAAAACTTACAAGAATTTATTAATGAACTTGTGATTCTTTCTCAAATAAATCACAGGAATGTTGTTAAGTTGTTGGGATGTTGCTTGGAGACCGAAGTTCCTTTGCTAGTCTATGAATTCATACCTAATGGATCTCTTTTCCAATATCTCCATGACCAAAGTGAGGAGGGTTCACTACCATGGGAAATGAGAACACGAATTGCTAGTGAAATTGCTGGGGCACTCGCATATTTGCACTCAGCAGCTTCTATTCCAGTTTATCATCGTGACATTAAGTCCACAAATATACTCTTAGATGAGAAACACAGAGCAAAAGTATCAGATTTTGGAACTTCAAGATCAATTGCCATTGATCAAACTCATTTGACAACTCACGTGCATGGCACTTTTGGTTATTTGGATCCAGAGTACTTCCAGTCTAGCCAATTTACAGATAAGAGTGATGTTTATAGCTTTGGAGTGGTTCTGGTGGAGCTTTTAAGTGGACAAAAGCCAATTTATTCAAGTAGCTCACAAGAAACTATGAGTTTAGCCACAAATTTTATTCTTTTGATGGAAGAGAATAGACTTTTTGAAATTGTTGATGCTCGCATTACGAAGGATTGCCATGAAGAAGAAATTGTTGCAGTAGCTAATGTGGCACTAAGATGCCTAAATTTGAATGGAAAGAAACGGCCTACAATGAAAGAAGTTGCAATAGAGTTAGAAAGGATTCGAGCATCACCAAGTAACAAGTTGAATGTTCAACAAAACACTGAAGAGACTGAAAATACTGAAGAGACTGCTGAAGTAATTGTGTTGGAGTTGGATGATGTTCCTACTTCAATTACTTGTGATTTTAGTAGTGTTGAAGCTGTAGCATTAGATCTCAAACCATTGATTTCTAACGGGGCTTGA